The Vitis vinifera cultivar Pinot Noir 40024 chromosome 12, ASM3070453v1 genome has a segment encoding these proteins:
- the LOC100251590 gene encoding putative disease resistance RPP13-like protein 1: protein MAGALVGGAFLSASLQVLFDRLASREVVSFIRGQKLSDVLLKKLERKLLVVHAVLNDAEVKQFTNPYVKKWLVLLKEVVYDAEDILDEIATEALRHKVEAAESQTSTSQVGNIMDMSTWVLAPFDGRGIESRVEEIIDRLEDMARDRDVLGLKEGVGEKLAQRWPSTSLVDESLVYGRDQIKEKMVQLLLSDNARSTDAMGVISIVGMGGTGKTTLAQLLYNDQRVKKHFDLKAWVCVSEEFDPIRVTKTILEAINSSTSNTTDLNLLQVQLKERINMKKSLLVLDDVWNEDSCDWDALRTPLIVGAKGSKIIVTTRSTKVASAMRAVHTHCLGGLSFEDGWSLFKKLAFENGDSSGHPQLEAIGEKIVHKCQGLPLAIKAMGSLLHSKVEAREWDDVLNSELWDLPTDAVLPALRLSYYYLPSHLKCCFSYCSIFPKNYEFKKKKLVLLWMAEGLLEQSKSKKRMEEVGNLYFQELLSKSFFQNSISNESCFVMHDLVKDLAQLVSGEFSISLEDGKMDKVSEKTHHLSYLISPYDVYERFDPLSQIKYLRTFLARGEYWHLAYQYLSNRVLHHLLPEMKCLRVLCLNNYRITDLPHSIEKLKHLRYLDLSTTMIQKLPKSVCNLYNLQTMMLSNCVLLIELPLRMEKLINLRYLDIIGTGVKEMPSDICKLKNLQSLSTFIVGQNGGLSLGALRELSGSLVLSKLENVACDEDALEANMKDKKYLDELKFEWDNENTDVGVVQNRRDILSSLQPHTNVKRLHINSFSGLSFPVWVGDPSFFNLVDLGLQNCNNCSSLPPLGQLPSLKHLSILQMKGVKMVGSEFYGNASSSNTIKPSFPSLQTLRFERMYNWEKWLCCGCRRGEFPRLQKLCINECPKLIGKLPKQLRSLKKLEIIDCELLLGSLRAPRIREWKMSYHGKFRLKRTACGFTNLQTSEIEISHISQWEELPPRIQILTIRECDSIEWVLEEGMLQRSTCLLQHLHITSCRFSRPLHSVGLPTTLKSLHICKCTKLEFLLHALLRSHHPFLKRLSISDVSSCNSFSLSFSLSIFPRLNSLNISDFEGFEFLSISVSERDPTSLNYLTIEDCPDLIYIELPALESARYEISRCRKLKLLAHTHSSLQELRLIDCPELLFQRDGLPSDLRDLEISSCNQLTSQVDWGLQRLASLTIFTINDGCRDMESFPNESLLPSTLTSLYISNLPNLKSLDSNGLRHLTSLSTLYISKCPKFQSFGEEGLQHLTSLENLQMYSLPMLESLREVGLQHLTSLKALSISRYHNLQYLTNERLPNSLSFLEIQSCPLLRHRCQFEKGQDWEYIAHIPRIVIDRVLY from the coding sequence ATGGCAGGGGCTTTAGTTGGAGGTGCGTTTCTCTCAGCTTCTCTCCAAGTTCTATTTGACAGGTTGGCTTCTCGCGAGGTTGTGAGCTTCATCCGGGGGCAGAAGCTCAGCGATGTGCTCCTGAAGAAGTTGGAAAGGAAGTTGTTGGTCGTCCATGCAGTGCTCAACGATGCTGAGGTCAAACAGTTTACAAATCCATATGTGAAGAAGTGGCTGGTCTTGCTTAAAGAGGTCGTGTATGATGCGGAGGACATATTGGATGAGATCGCCACAGAGGCTTTGCGACACAAGGTGGAGGCTGCGGAGTCCCAAACCAGCACAAGTCAGGTGGGTAACATCATGGACATGTCAACGTGGGTTCTCGCTCCATTTGATGGTCGGGGCATAGAGTCTAGGGTGGAGGAGATCATTGATAGACTAGAAGATATGGCACGAGACAGAGACGTCCTCGGGTTGAAAGAAGGCGTTGGTGAGAAATTGGCACAAAGGTGGCCTTCTACTTCTTTGGTAGATGAATCTCTTGTCTATGGCAGGGATCAAATTAAGGAGAAGATGGTTCAACTGTTGCTGTCTGATAATGCAAGGAGTACTGATGCCATGGGTGTGATCTCCATAGTCGGCATGGGTGGCACAGGCAAAACCACACTTGCCCAGCTGCTCTACAATGACCAAAGGGTGAAGAAACACTTCGATCTCAAGGCATGGGTTTGTGTTTCCGAAGAATTTGATCCTATCAGAGTTACGAAAACAATTCTCGAGGCAATCAATTCATCCACGTCCAATACCACTGATCTAAATCTACTTCAGGTTCAACTGAAGGAGAGAATTAATATGAAGAAATCTCTACTTGTCCTAGATGATGTTTGGAACGAAGACTCTTGTGACTGGGATGCGCTACGAACTCCACTCATAGTCGGGGCAAAGGGAAGCAAGATTATTGTAACTACGCGAAGCACCAAGGTTGCATCTGCCATGCGTGCAGTCCATACTCATTGTTTAGGTGGGTTATCCTTTGAAGATGGTTGGTCCCTGTTCAAAAAACTTGCATTTGAAAATGGAGACTCAAGTGGGCATCCACAACTAGAAGCAATCGGAGAAAAGATTGTCCACAAGTGCCAAGGTCTACCGCTGGCTATAAAAGCAATGGGGAGTCTCTTACACTCCAAGGTTGAAGCAAGAGAATGGGATGATGTATTAAACAGTGAATTATGGGATTTGCCCACAGATGCGGTTCTTCCTGCTCTGAGGTTGAGTTATTATTACCTGCCTTCACATCTAAAATgttgtttttcttattgttcAATCTTTCCCAAAAACTACGAATTCAAAAAGAAGAAGCTTGTTTTGTTATGGATGGCAGAAGGTTTGTTGGAACAATcaaaaagcaagaaaagaatGGAGGAGGTAGGCAATTTGTACTTTCAAGAACTTTTATCAaagtcattttttcaaaattcaattagcAATGAGTCATGTTTTGTAATGCATGACCTTGTTAAGGACTTGGCACAATTGGTATCCggagaattttctatttctttggaGGATGGTAAGATGGACAAAGTCTCAGAGAAGACTCATCATTTATCGTATTTGATTAGTCCATATGATGTATATGAGAGATTTGACCCACTTTCTCAAATTAAGTATCTCCGAACATTTTTAGCAAGAGGCGAATATTGGCACCTTGCATATCAATACTTAAGTAATAGAGTTCTACACCATCTATTGCCGGAAATGAAATGTTTACGAGTGTTGTGTTTGAATAATTATCGTATTACTGATTTGCCTCATTCGATTGAGAAGTTGAAACACTTGCGCTACTTGGATCTCTCTACGACAATGATTCAAAAGTTGCCTAAATCAGTTTGTAATTTATACAATTTACAAACAATGATGTTATCAAATTGTGTGCTTCTCATTGAATTACCTTTAAGGATggaaaaattgattaatttgcgTTACCTTGATATTATTGGTACCGGGGTGAAAGAGATGCCAAGTGATATATGTAAGCTAAAGAATTTACAATCCCTTTCTACATTTATTGTGGGCCAAAATGGTGGGTTAAGTTTGGGAGCATTGAGGGAACTTTCAGGAAGTCTTGTCCTTTCAAAGCTAGAGAATGTAGCATGTGATGAGGATGCATTAGAAGCCAATATGAAGGATAAAAAGTACCTTGATGAGTTGAAGTTTGAGTGGGATAATGAGAACACTGATGTTGGTGTTGTGCAAAATAGAAGGGATATACTCAGCAGCTTACAGCCACATACAAACGTCAAGAGACTCCATATTAATTCTTTTAGTGGTTTAAGCTTTCCAGTTTGGGTAGGAGATCCTTCATTCTTCAATCTTGTTGACCTGGGGCTTCAGAATTGTAACAATTGCTCGTCATTGCCACCACTCGGGCAGCTACCCTCTCTTAAACATCTTTCTATCTTACAAATGAAAGGAGTTAAAATGGTGGGTAGTGAATTTTATGGGAATGCTTCTTCCTCCAACACAATTAAGCCCTCCTTCCCGTCCCTACAAACTCTAAGGTTCGAGAGGATGTACAACTGGGAGAAATGGTTATGTTGTGGATGCAGACGTGGAGAATTCCCTCGTCTTCAGAAGCTTTGTATAAATGAATGTCCCAAACTCATTGGGAAATTACCAAAACAGCTTCGTTCATTGAAGAAACTTGAAATCATTGATTGTGAGTTGCTTTTGGGCTCCCTCCGAGCTCCTCGAATCCGTGAATGGAAAATGTCGTATCATGGTAAATTTCGGTTGAAAAGGACAGCTTGTGGGTTCACTAATCTCCAGACTtcagaaattgaaatttcacaCATCTCTCAATGGGAGGAACTGCCACCACGAATACAGATACTAACAATCAGAGAATGTGATTCGATAGAGTGGGTATTGGAGGAGGGGATGCTACAAAGAAGCACATGTCTTCTCCAACATTTGCACATCACAAGTTGTCGTTTCTCCAGACCCTTGCACAGTGTTGGTTTGCCCACTACATTGAAGTCACTCCATATCTGTAAGTGTACCAAACTGGAGTTTCTCCTGCATGCGCTATTGAGATCTCACCATCCATTCCTTAAACGTTTATCCATTTCTGATGTTAGCAGCTGTAAttctttctcattatctttctcATTAAGCATCTTCCCACGGTTGAACAGTCTCAACATCTCTGATTTTGAAGGGTTTGAATTCCTCTCCATCTCCGTTTCTGAGAGGGATCCCACGTCTCTTAATTATTTAACTATCGAAGACTGTCCTGATCTGATATATATTGAATTGCCCGCTCTCGAGTCTGCACGCTATGAGATCTCCAGATGTAGGAAGCTGAAGTTGCTGGCGCATACACACTCATCGTTGCAGGAATTGCGGTTAATAGATTGTCCAGAATTGTTGTTTCAGAGAGATGGTTTGCCCTCCGACCTACGTGATCTTGAAATTTCATCCTGCAACCAACTCACATCTCAGGTGGATTGGGGTTTGCAAAGACTGGCCTCTCTTACAATATTCACAATCAATGATGGATGCCGAGACATGGAATCATTTCCCAATGAGTCCCTACTGCCCTCCACACTTACCTCTCTTTACATATCTAATCTTCCAAATCTCAAGTCTCTGGACAGCAACGGGCTTCGACATCTTACCTCTCTATCAACATTATACATCTCCAAGTGCCCTAAGTTCCAATCCTTCGGAGAAGAGGGGCTTCAACATCTTACCTCTCTTGAAAATTTACAGATGTACTCACTCCCTATGCTTGAATCCTTGAGAGAAGTAGGTCTTCAACACCTCACCTCTCTTAAAGCATTGTCTATCTCCCGCTACCATAATCTCCAATACTTGACAAACGAGAGACTGCCAAACTCGCTCTCTTTCCTGGAAATCCAGAGTTGTCCTTTGTTGAGGCATAGGTGCCAATTTGAGAAAGGCCAAGATTGGGAATATATAGCTCACATTCCACGCATAGTAATAGATCGTGTGCTATACTAG